A genomic segment from Callithrix jacchus isolate 240 chromosome 8, calJac240_pri, whole genome shotgun sequence encodes:
- the LRFN5 gene encoding leucine-rich repeat and fibronectin type-III domain-containing protein 5 isoform X1 produces MEKILFYLFFIGIAVKAQICPKRCVCQILSPNLATLCAKKGLLFVPPNIDRRTVELRLADNFVTNIKRKDFANMTSLVDLTLSRNTISFITPHAFADLRNLRALHLNSNRLTKITNDMFSGLSNLHHLILNNNQLTLISSTAFDDVFALEELDLSYNNLETIPWDAVEKMVSLHTLSLDHNMIDNIPKGTFSHLHKMTRLDVTSNKLQKLPPDPLFQRAQVLATSGIISPSTFALSFGGNPLHCNCELLWLRRLSREDDLETCASPPLLTGRYFWSIPEEEFLCEPPLITRHTHEMRVLEGQRATLRCKARGDPEPAIHWISPEGKLISNATRSLVYDNGTLDILITTVKDTGAFTCIASNPAGEATQIVDLHIIKLPHLLNSTNHIHEPDPGSSDISTSTKSGSNTSSSNGDTKLSQDKIVVAEATSSTALLKFNFQRNIPGIRMFQIQYNGTYDDTLVYRMIPPTSKTFLVNNLAAGTMYDLCVLAIYDDGITSLTATRVVGCIQFTTEQDYVRCHFMQSQFLGGTMIIIIGGIIVASVLVFIIILMIRYKVCNNNGQHKVTKVSNVYSQTNGAQIQGCSVTLPQSVSKQAVGHEENAQCCKAATDNVIQSSETCSSQDSSTTTSALLPSWTSSTSVSQKQKRKTGPKPSTEPQNEAGTNVESQNTNRNNSTALQLASRPSDSVREGPTSKRAHTKPNALLTNVDQIVQETQRLELI; encoded by the exons AtggaaaaaattcttttttatctgtttttcattGGCATAGCAGTGAAAGCTCAGATCTGTCCAAAGCGTTGTGTCTGTCAGATTTTGTCTCCTAATCTTGCAACCCTTTGTGCCAAGAAAGGGCTTTTATTTGTTCCACCGAACATTGACAGAAGAACTGTGGAACTGCGGTTGGCAGACAATTTTGTtacaaatattaaaaggaaagatTTTGCCAATATGACCAGCTTGGTGGACCTGACTCTATCCAGGAATACAATAAGTTTTATTACACCTCATGCTTTCGCTGACCTACGAAATTTGAGGGCTTTGCATTTGAATAGCAACAGATTGACTAAAATTACAAATGATATGTTCAGTGGTCTTTCCAATCTTCATCATTTGATATTAAACAACAATCAGCTGACTTTAATTTCCTCTACAGCATTTGATGATGTCTTCGCCCTTGAGGAGCTGGATCTGTCCTATAATAATCTAGAAACCATTCCTTGGGATGCTGTTGAGAAGATGGTTAGCTTGCATACCCTCAGTTTGGATCACAATATGATTGATAACATTCCTAAGGGGACCTTCTCCCATTTGCACAAGATGACGCGGTTAGATGTGACATCAAACAAATTGCAGAAGCTACCACCTGACCCTCTCTTCCAGCGAGCTCAGGTACTAGCAACCTCAGGAATCATAAGCCCATCTACTTTTGCATTAAGTTTTGGTGGAAACCCTTTGcattgcaattgtgaattgttgTGGTTGAGGCGTCTGTCCAGAGAAGATGACTTAGAGACCTGTGCTTCTCCTCCACTTTTAACTGGCCGCTACTTTTGGTCAATTCCTGAAGAAGAGTTTTTGTGTGAGCCTCCTCTCATTACTCGTCATACACATGAGATGAGAGTCCTGGAGGGACAAAGGGCAACACTGAGGTGCAAAGCCAGGGGAGACCCTGAGCCTGCAATTCACTGGATTTCTCCTGAAGGGAAGCTTATTTCAAATGCAACAAGATCTCTGGTGTATGATAATGGAACACTTGACATTCTTATAACAACTGTAAAGGATACAGGTGCTTTTACCTGCATTGCTTCCAATCCTGCTGGGGAAGCAACACAAATAGTGGATCTTCATATAATTAAGCTCCCTCACTTACTAAACAGTACAAACCATATCCATGAGCCTGATCCTGGTTCTTCAGATATCTCAACTTCTACCAAGTCAGGGTCTAATACAAGCAGTAGTAATGGTGATACAAAATTGAGTCAAGATAAAATTGTGGTGGCAGAAGCTACATCATCAACAGCActacttaaatttaattttcaaagaaatatccCTGGAATACGTATGTTTCAAATCCAGTACAATGGTACTTATGATGACACTCTTgtttacag AATGATACCTCCTACGAGCAAAACTTTTCTGGTCAATAATCTGGCTGCCGGAACTATGTATGACTTATGTGTCTTGGCCATATATGATGATGGCATCACTTCCCTCACTGCCACAAGAGTCGTGGGTTGCATCCAGTTTACTACGGAACAGGATTATGTGCGTTGCCATTTCATGCAGTCCCAATTTTTGGGAGGCACcatgattattattattggtgGAATAATTGTAGCATCTGTGCTGGTATTCATCATCATTCTGATGATCCGGTATAAGGTTTGCAACAATAATGGGCAACACAAGGTCACCAAGGTTAGCAATGTTTATTCTCAAACTAACGGGGCTCAGATACAAGGCTGCAGTGTAACGCTGCCCCAGTCTGTGTCCAAACAAGCTGTGGGACACGAAGAGAATGCCCAGTGTTGTAAAGCTGCCACTGACAATGTGATTCAATCTTCAGAAACTTGTTCGAGTCAGGACTCCTCTACCACTACCTCTGCTTTGCTTCCTTCCTGGACTTCAAGCACTTCTGTGTcccaaaagcagaaaagaaagactGGCCCAAAGCCAAGTACCGAACCACAGAATGAAGCTGGCACAAATGTTGAGTCCCAAAACACTAACAGGAACAACTCAACTGCCTTGCAGTTAGCTAGCCGACCTTCCGATTCTGTCAGAGAGGGGCCCACATCTAAAAGAGCACATACAAAGCCAA ATGCTTTGCTGACTAATGTTGACCAGATTGTCCAGGAAACACAG
- the LRFN5 gene encoding leucine-rich repeat and fibronectin type-III domain-containing protein 5 isoform X2, translated as MEKILFYLFFIGIAVKAQICPKRCVCQILSPNLATLCAKKGLLFVPPNIDRRTVELRLADNFVTNIKRKDFANMTSLVDLTLSRNTISFITPHAFADLRNLRALHLNSNRLTKITNDMFSGLSNLHHLILNNNQLTLISSTAFDDVFALEELDLSYNNLETIPWDAVEKMVSLHTLSLDHNMIDNIPKGTFSHLHKMTRLDVTSNKLQKLPPDPLFQRAQVLATSGIISPSTFALSFGGNPLHCNCELLWLRRLSREDDLETCASPPLLTGRYFWSIPEEEFLCEPPLITRHTHEMRVLEGQRATLRCKARGDPEPAIHWISPEGKLISNATRSLVYDNGTLDILITTVKDTGAFTCIASNPAGEATQIVDLHIIKLPHLLNSTNHIHEPDPGSSDISTSTKSGSNTSSSNGDTKLSQDKIVVAEATSSTALLKFNFQRNIPGIRMFQIQYNGTYDDTLVYRCFAD; from the exons AtggaaaaaattcttttttatctgtttttcattGGCATAGCAGTGAAAGCTCAGATCTGTCCAAAGCGTTGTGTCTGTCAGATTTTGTCTCCTAATCTTGCAACCCTTTGTGCCAAGAAAGGGCTTTTATTTGTTCCACCGAACATTGACAGAAGAACTGTGGAACTGCGGTTGGCAGACAATTTTGTtacaaatattaaaaggaaagatTTTGCCAATATGACCAGCTTGGTGGACCTGACTCTATCCAGGAATACAATAAGTTTTATTACACCTCATGCTTTCGCTGACCTACGAAATTTGAGGGCTTTGCATTTGAATAGCAACAGATTGACTAAAATTACAAATGATATGTTCAGTGGTCTTTCCAATCTTCATCATTTGATATTAAACAACAATCAGCTGACTTTAATTTCCTCTACAGCATTTGATGATGTCTTCGCCCTTGAGGAGCTGGATCTGTCCTATAATAATCTAGAAACCATTCCTTGGGATGCTGTTGAGAAGATGGTTAGCTTGCATACCCTCAGTTTGGATCACAATATGATTGATAACATTCCTAAGGGGACCTTCTCCCATTTGCACAAGATGACGCGGTTAGATGTGACATCAAACAAATTGCAGAAGCTACCACCTGACCCTCTCTTCCAGCGAGCTCAGGTACTAGCAACCTCAGGAATCATAAGCCCATCTACTTTTGCATTAAGTTTTGGTGGAAACCCTTTGcattgcaattgtgaattgttgTGGTTGAGGCGTCTGTCCAGAGAAGATGACTTAGAGACCTGTGCTTCTCCTCCACTTTTAACTGGCCGCTACTTTTGGTCAATTCCTGAAGAAGAGTTTTTGTGTGAGCCTCCTCTCATTACTCGTCATACACATGAGATGAGAGTCCTGGAGGGACAAAGGGCAACACTGAGGTGCAAAGCCAGGGGAGACCCTGAGCCTGCAATTCACTGGATTTCTCCTGAAGGGAAGCTTATTTCAAATGCAACAAGATCTCTGGTGTATGATAATGGAACACTTGACATTCTTATAACAACTGTAAAGGATACAGGTGCTTTTACCTGCATTGCTTCCAATCCTGCTGGGGAAGCAACACAAATAGTGGATCTTCATATAATTAAGCTCCCTCACTTACTAAACAGTACAAACCATATCCATGAGCCTGATCCTGGTTCTTCAGATATCTCAACTTCTACCAAGTCAGGGTCTAATACAAGCAGTAGTAATGGTGATACAAAATTGAGTCAAGATAAAATTGTGGTGGCAGAAGCTACATCATCAACAGCActacttaaatttaattttcaaagaaatatccCTGGAATACGTATGTTTCAAATCCAGTACAATGGTACTTATGATGACACTCTTgtttacag ATGCTTTGCTGACTAA